The genome window GATCTGGTGTAGTCATCGAAAAATACGAACAAAGAACCCCGCAGTTTCGGCTGCGGGGTTCTTTTATGCGAAAAGGCGATTTGCGTTGGTGAGCAGTTCCTCAATCTGTTCGTGATCGAGCCCTATCTTTTCCCGGAGAAGATTCAGGGTGTCTTCCGGGTCGAAGATGGGGTAGTCGCTGCCGAAGAGAATTTTTTGCCTGTCGTGCTTGTTGTAGAAGCGCAGGAACTGCTCCCTGGAAAGAAAGGGGAGGGAGCTTGAGGTGTCCACGTAGACATCTATCCCGGCCAGATATTCGCAGGCCAGATCCCAGTATCGATATCCCCCCATATGCGCGGCGATCATGGTCGCCTTGGGGAACAATTCCGCCAGCCGGGCCATTTTCACGGGGCAGGACGGATTTTCTTCGGGCGGCAGCGACGAACCCACGTGGAACATGAGCACAAAGCGGTCTCCGATGATTTCCATGAGCGAATGGAAACGCGGATCGTCCATTCTGAATCCCTGGAAATCATTATGAAACTTGAGCCCCTTGATGCCCTTGGCCGCAATGCGGTCAAGCTCTGCCTCGATGTTTTCGAAGTCCACATGCATGGAACCGAAGGCAATCAGCTCCGGGTGCGTCTGTTGCAGTTGAATGGCCCAGTTGTTGGCCGGAATCACCTGCGAGGGATCTGTGGCGGCGGAATGCACCACGGCGCGGTCCAAGCCAGCCGTCTTGATCCTGGCCAGAAGATCATCGGTCATGCCCGTGCCAACGGACTGGATGCCGTAATGGTCGTAGAGGCTTTCAATGACCTTGGCGGCCACCTTGGGGTGAAAGGAGTGTGTATGTACGTCGAATCGCATTGTTCTGCTCGTTCATGAAAAAGGCCCCGGTCCATCGGGGCCTTGTCGTATCAGGGTTGAAACATGTCCTTGAGCCAGTCCGGTGTCCGGAAAAGCTTGCCTTCCGGATCGAGGCAGGCGTGCTCGGTCATGCCTGTTGCGTGCAGGGTGGTCCTGTCCGCGTTCCAGATCTCATAGGCGAATTTCATGGAAGCGCGTTTGAATTCGCTTACCGCCACTCGAACGCGGATTTCATCATCATAACGCACCGGAACCCGGTAGCGGCACTGGGCCTCGCGCACGGGAAGGATCACGCCGCGTTTTTCCACCTCGGCATAGCTGATGCCCCGTTCCCGGATGAGATGGCCGCGGGCGCGTTCGAAAAGGTGCAGGTATTCCGCGTAATAAAGCACTCCCATGGTGTCGGTTTCGCCATAGGAAACAAAATGGGGGTACCAGGCCTCAGGTTGGGGGAAATCGTTTGCGCTCATGAAAGAATCCCGGCTTGTTTCAGGGCAAAGCCCAGTAGTTCATGGCCGTGCTTCACGACAATTCCGGTGCTGTCCGCGGTCTTCTCATTGAAGAACTCCAGGCCGGACGGCTGCACCCCGGGCGCATTGACCACAAAGGGGACCGGATCAACGGTATGGGTCCGCTCCACAATGGGCGTGTAGTGGTCACAGCAGATGACCCAGGTGACGTCCTCGCCCCTGAGCGCTTCGCGCAGTGGCCCGACCACCCGGGCGTCGAAACGGCGAATGGCCTCGGTCTTGTTCTCAATCTCTCCGCCGTGGCCGCATTCGTCCGGCCCTTCCAGGTGCACGAAGGCGAAATCGCCGGTTTTGAGATATTCCAGGGCCGCGCGCACCTTGCCGTCATAGTTGGTTTCCAGCAGGCCGGTGGCGCCTTCCACGTCAATGACCTTCATGCCCGAGGCAAAACCGAGCCCCTTGATCAAGTCCACGGCCGAAATGACCGCGCCGTTGAGTTTGAAGGTCTCGGCAAAGTCCGGGAGCATGAGGGGGCGTCCCTGTCCCCACGGCCAGATGGAATTGGCCTTGGTCGGGTTGTCCTCCGCCAGCAGGTCATGGGCATGGAAAATCACGTCCCAAAGTTCGGGATTGCGGGAGTAGGCCCGCAAATCCATCTTGATGGTCTTGTCCGTGATGTCGTGCGGGGGGTTGATGACCATGGCCGCATCGTCGGTCAGCGCCCCGCCTTTCTGGATGAGCAGGTGACGGTACTGAATGCCGGGCACGAATTCATAGACATCGTTGCCTATCTTCCGTTGCAGCCGTTCAATCAGGGGGCGGGACTGCTCCGTGGTGATGTGCCCGGACGAATAGTCCCGCATGAAGCCGTCCTTGTCCAGCTGCGACACGGTCACCAGATTGAGCCGCCAGACCAGATCGTCCGCATCCAACTTCAATCCCTGGGCAGCCGCCTCGATGGGGCCGCGCCCGGTGTGGTGGCGCGCCGGGTCGAAGCCGAGCAGGGCCATGTTGGCCACATCCGATCCCGGAGCCATGCCATCGGGGATGGTCTTGCACCGCCCGACAATGCCGGTACGGGCCAGTGCATCCATATGGGGCGTCTCGGCCGCCTCCAGCGGGGTGCGGCCGCCCAATTCTTCAAGCGGCCAATCGCCCATGCCGTCGGCAACGAGATAGAGTACTTTCATGGTCTGTCCCGGTTAGAGAATACGGAACCGGACGCAGGGTTCCATGGTAAAGTCCATGGCGTCCATTTCCCGGGCCACGGCCTCCGCAGCCGCCGCGCGGGTGGAATGGGTGATGATGACCAGGGGAACGGCCTCGGTACCTTCCTCACTCTTTTGCACGGCCTGGGCGATGGAAACCCCATGGTCGGCCATGGAACGGGTTACGGCGGCCATGACCCCGGTCTTGTCCGCCACCATGAACCGGAAGTAGTACTTGGACATGGTGTCTTCGGGCGGCATGATTTTCGCCTTTGCCAGGGGCTTGTTGCCGAAACCGGTATTGTCCGGGGCATATCCCTTTTCGCAGCCATCGCGGTGCAGATGCCGGGCAATATTCATGATGTCGGCCAGCACGGCGCTGCCCGTGGGGGTATCGCCCGCGCCCTGGCCATGCAGCATGACCGGGCCCACGGCGTTGCCCACCACCCGGACCGCGTTGTAGTTGCCACCCACCCGCGCCAGCAGGTAGGTGTAGGGCACCAGTGCGGGATGCACGCCCGCCTCCAGCCTGCCTTCGAAGTCCTTGGCGTGGGCCAGGAGCTTGATGCGGTAGCCGAATTCGCGCGCGAACTTGATATCCAGGGGGGTGACCCCGGAGATGCCCTGGATGGGCAGTTCCGCCAGGGGGTAATCCACGCCAAAGGCCAGACGGATGAGCACGCACAGCTTGTGGGCCGTGTCGAAGCCTTCCACGTCAAAGGTGGGGTCTGCCTCGGCATAGCCCAGTTCCTTGGCCAGTTGCAGGGCGGTTTCAAAGTCCATGCTCTTGGTGGTCATTTCGGAAAGGATGTAGTTGGCCGTCCCGTTCATAATGCCGAGCATTTCCTCCACGCGGTCGCCCGCCAGGCTTTCGCGCAGGGTCTGGACAATGGGAATGCCACCAGCGCAGCTTGCCTCGTAGTAAAGGCCCTTGCCGCACTGGCGCGCCAATTCAAAGAGCTCCAGCCCGTGTTCGGCCAACAGATGCTTGTTGGCCGTAACCACGTGCTTGCCCGCTTTCAAGGCTTTTTCAATGAGGTCCCTGGCCGCCTCCAAGCCACCCATGAGCTCGACCACGATGTCGATCTCCGGGTCCTCGGTAAGGCGGGCCAGGTCGGTAGTGAGTTCGGTGCCGGAAGTGAGCGCGATGCCGCGCTGCTTGGTCGTGTCGCGCACGACCA of Salidesulfovibrio onnuriiensis contains these proteins:
- a CDS encoding homoserine dehydrogenase, which translates into the protein MQIVKLGLAGFGTVGSGLAKILAENGDWLEKRLDKKLEIKTVVVRDTTKQRGIALTSGTELTTDLARLTEDPEIDIVVELMGGLEAARDLIEKALKAGKHVVTANKHLLAEHGLELFELARQCGKGLYYEASCAGGIPIVQTLRESLAGDRVEEMLGIMNGTANYILSEMTTKSMDFETALQLAKELGYAEADPTFDVEGFDTAHKLCVLIRLAFGVDYPLAELPIQGISGVTPLDIKFAREFGYRIKLLAHAKDFEGRLEAGVHPALVPYTYLLARVGGNYNAVRVVGNAVGPVMLHGQGAGDTPTGSAVLADIMNIARHLHRDGCEKGYAPDNTGFGNKPLAKAKIMPPEDTMSKYYFRFMVADKTGVMAAVTRSMADHGVSIAQAVQKSEEGTEAVPLVIITHSTRAAAAEAVAREMDAMDFTMEPCVRFRIL
- a CDS encoding acyl-CoA thioesterase, with protein sequence MSANDFPQPEAWYPHFVSYGETDTMGVLYYAEYLHLFERARGHLIRERGISYAEVEKRGVILPVREAQCRYRVPVRYDDEIRVRVAVSEFKRASMKFAYEIWNADRTTLHATGMTEHACLDPEGKLFRTPDWLKDMFQP
- a CDS encoding amidohydrolase family protein translates to MRFDVHTHSFHPKVAAKVIESLYDHYGIQSVGTGMTDDLLARIKTAGLDRAVVHSAATDPSQVIPANNWAIQLQQTHPELIAFGSMHVDFENIEAELDRIAAKGIKGLKFHNDFQGFRMDDPRFHSLMEIIGDRFVLMFHVGSSLPPEENPSCPVKMARLAELFPKATMIAAHMGGYRYWDLACEYLAGIDVYVDTSSSLPFLSREQFLRFYNKHDRQKILFGSDYPIFDPEDTLNLLREKIGLDHEQIEELLTNANRLFA
- a CDS encoding cofactor-independent phosphoglycerate mutase, producing the protein MKVLYLVADGMGDWPLEELGGRTPLEAAETPHMDALARTGIVGRCKTIPDGMAPGSDVANMALLGFDPARHHTGRGPIEAAAQGLKLDADDLVWRLNLVTVSQLDKDGFMRDYSSGHITTEQSRPLIERLQRKIGNDVYEFVPGIQYRHLLIQKGGALTDDAAMVINPPHDITDKTIKMDLRAYSRNPELWDVIFHAHDLLAEDNPTKANSIWPWGQGRPLMLPDFAETFKLNGAVISAVDLIKGLGFASGMKVIDVEGATGLLETNYDGKVRAALEYLKTGDFAFVHLEGPDECGHGGEIENKTEAIRRFDARVVGPLREALRGEDVTWVICCDHYTPIVERTHTVDPVPFVVNAPGVQPSGLEFFNEKTADSTGIVVKHGHELLGFALKQAGILS